AACACAGGTCGGATGTAGATTTCCATCCCCTGCATGACCAAACGTACAGATCTGCACCTCATATTTTTCGGCGATACGGTGAATAGAACGCACCATTTCAGCTATTTTGGAGCGTGGAACAGTGGCATCCTCAAGGATCGTTGTTGGTCTGAGCCTTGACAGTGCTGTTAAGGCTGAGCGTCTAGCCGTCGTAAGCTGTTCACTCTCTGCCACAGTCCTGGCAATTTGAATGGAGGAAGCTCCGTATTGCTCACATAGCTTGGCAATCTGTTGAATATCCTGTTCTACAACGTCTGGATGTCCGTCCTGCTCAATAAGCAGCACAGCTTCAATATCCGTTGGTAATCCAATTTGAGCAAAGTCCTCAACCGTCTTTAATGTAAGTTGATCCATAAATTCCAACGTGGCTGGAATAATTTTTGCTGAAATAATCTCGGAAACGGTTTGAGCCGCATGCTCAATGTTTGGATAAAGCGCTAGCATCGTTTTTTTCGAGGCGGGTTTAGGAATTAGTTTTAAGGTAGCCTCTGTGATGATCCCAAGAGTACCTTCTGATCCTACCAGAAGCTTCGTTAAGTCATAGCCGGCTACATCCTTGGCCAGCTTTCCTCCAGTCCGCACAATCTCTCCCTGTGGAAGAACAACCTCTAACCCTAACACATAGTCCTTGGTTACACCGTATTTTAGCCCACGTAACCCACCTGAGCATTCGTTAATATTCCCTCCAATCGTGGAGATTTTCATGCTGCTAGGATCGGGGGGATAAAATAAACCAAGGGACTCCACTTGTTCAATTAATTGCTGTGTAATCACTCCAGGCTGTACAGTAATCGTTAAATTTTGCTCATCAATCTCTAAAATTTGATTCATACGTGTAAATAGGATGACAATCCCGCCCTCTGTTGGAACGGTTCCTGCACATAAATTAGTGCCCGATCCTCTTGGAACAATAGGGATCTCATACTCATAACAGAGCTTCAACAGCTGAGCGATTTCCTCCGTACTTTTTGGTCGAACGACAGCCTGGGGCATGGACTGATAGCCAGGGGTAGCGTCATAGGAATAAGAAAGTAGAGATACGGGATCATCTTCTACATAGGCATGACCTACAATGGCGTAAATTTTTTCAAGAATTTGTGTGTCCAGCTTTGTCATATTTTTCATCGTACTCCCCCATCTGCTAATAAGTTACTCCTGTGGTTTCTAACGGACATAACTGCACCTTAGATGTGTTTTTTTCAACCCCATCAATTCTAACGGACAAAATTGCACCTTAGAAGAGTGTTTTGAGGAAAAATCTCTGGATATTCATTCTAAGAGTTAAAAATGTCCGTTAGAGAGCGAATCAGGCGAAAAAGGCTGTTTAAGAGTCAAATATGTCCGTTAAAAGTTTATAATGATAAAAGAAGCTGCACCAGCATAGAAAAATCTACTTTTGGGACAGCTCTTCATTGTTCTTCATAATCTTCATTGTTCTTCATGCTTCTATAATTCTATATGTCTTCATTCTTTTGTGTTCATCATGCTTTTATAATTCTATATATCTTGATTCCTTCGTGTTCATCATGCTTTCTTAATTCTATATATCTCTTGATTCCTTAGTGTTCATCATACATTCCCTGTATAGCATCAATCTAGCATTAGTTATTCTCCACCTGCAGAGATCAATCTAGCACTATTATTATTCTCCACATACAATTAGTAAGCAATTCTATAAAATAAGGAGCAATTCCTCTATAGACTTAATAATCGTCTGTGGTCGCTGAGAATGATCGAGCTCTTCAAGGACTACTCCCGTCTCCTTCTCTAGCTTCTTTTTACATAGCCCCAAGCTTAGCTCATGCTGGGCACGCTCCTGAGGAGTAAGTTGCTCAAGTTCAACGGGTAAGGCTGTAGCGATCAGAATGGAGTGAACGTTCATAGCGTTTGCCAGCGTTATATCATGATCAATTCGATCACCAACATGAGCGGCAATTGTTTCGTCATCCAGCTCCTTTAGCATCGCGACATCGGGTTTCCCTGCTCCAGCTATCTCTGGGGTAATCACTTTATCGAAATACTCCAAGATGCCAATCGCTTGTAGAACAGGCGCTTGATACTTCATAAAGCCATTCGTCGCTACAGCAAGGCTGTACCCTCTATTTTTTAACTCCTGTAGAACCTGAGGAATTGACTCCTCCAGCATGTATACCTTTGGGAGAACAGAATGCTTCAGCACCATCTGCTCCACATCGATATCCATTTTTAACCCTTCATGTCCTAAAACCGTTTGAACAATTTCATCCCAATCATACGCAGCCACGTACCTGCCAGCTTTAAGGCGTTGTTCATGCTCTTTCACCAACGCCTCTACTACATTCCAGTCACGCTCTACCTTTGAGCCTATGATTTCCTGTAATTCAGGAAAAATATACGCTCCAAAAGGGTTCTGCATCAATGTTCCATCTAAGTCAAAGGTAATCCATTTTTTATCCATTATTTCAGAGCTCCTGACGTTAAGCCTTCAATAAATTGCTTCGAAGCAAACAAGAAAGCGATAATCATCGGTAAAGAGGAAATTGTTAATCCGGCAAAAAGGAGATTCCATTGTGTATCATATTCACCAAACAATGTTAGCATTCCTAAAGGAATTGTCCTTAGCTCATCACTGCGGATGAAAATTAATGGGTAGAAGAAATCATTCCATACACCGATCAAATTCACAATCCCAACCGTTGCTACGGCAGGCTTCATGAGTGGTAAGACAATTTTATAATAAACCTGAAATTCATTACACCCATCTAAGCGTGCTGATTGCTCCAAATCCTTCGGTAAGGTCTTAAAGAATCCATAGAAAACAAATACGGCAAAAGGAATATTACCAGCTACGTAAACAATAACAAGTGACGTAAGTGTATCCAACAATCCTAGATTCATGAAAATAAGATACAAAGGAATGATCGCGAGCTTCATTGGCAGCATCAAACCTAGCATAAAAAAGAACAAAATATAGGTGTTCCATTTAAATGAATATCGAGCTAGATAGTACGCAGCCAGTGATGAAACAAATAAAATGACGAATACAGACGCTGCGCTTACATAAATACTATTCCAGACGTATCCAGAGAAATTAACCTTCTCCCACACATCAATATAGTTCTGAAAATCCAAAGCAGAAGGAAGCCCTAAAGGAGATCTAAATATCTCAATATTGGATTTAAAGGAGTTAAAAATCATTAACAGGATGGGATAGAGAAATAAGATAGCAAAGAAGATAAGAACCGCGTATTTAGCTCCTTGACCCCAGCGTGATGTTTTCATTGTGCTTCACCCCTATCTTTCAAAATTCTTACGTTGGAAGAAGAAAAGACTGATGGCCGTAACGGATGCAATAATGAAGAACAAGATCACTGCAAGCGCCGAGCCTAAACCAATGGCCTGTCCGCCCTCAACAGAACCAAACGCTAAGCGGTAGAAATAAGTCGCTAAAACGTCAGTGGAATAATAAGGTCCACCTGATGATCCCTGCATGGCAAAGATAAGCTCAAAGATTTCAAAGGAACTAATAAACGTAAGAATAGTCATAATCATAAGTGCTGGAAGAACCATTGGAACTGTGATTTTAAAAATCATGGTCAGCCCCCGAGCTCCATCAATTCTTGCCGCCTCAAAAATTTCATCATCAATAGCCTGTAATCCCGCTAGGAAAATAAGCATGGCAAAACCAATACTTGACCAGCTGTTGACTAGGATGATTGTATACAAAGCTGTATCTGTGCTTCCCAGCCAAGGCATAGCTAGATTATCTAAGCCTATCATTCTAAGAAAGGAGTTCAAAGCCCCGTTAGTTGGATTTAGAATCAAGCTGAATAAGAATCCAATAACAATAACGGAAAGTAGCTTAGGTATAAAAAAGACGGATTTGAAAAACTCTCTCCCTTTGATCTTACTATGAAGTAACAACGCTAATATAAAAGCCACAACTAGCTTGGAAAAGAAGCTGACAACGAAAACTATCCAGTTGTGATTTAATGCATTCGTAAACGTTTCTTTATACGGAGATTGGGTCAATAGTGTCACGAAATTCTGAATCCCAATAAAAGCGTCACGTGTAAAGCCATTAAACGAATAGAAGCTGTTCAGAAAAGCTGTGAAAATCGGATAAATTTGAAAGACGATGTAAAAAAGAAGAGCAGGCAATAAAAATAAGTGAACCAAATGCTTTTTCATGTTTTTCTTTTTTTTGATTGTTCTAACTTCTTGTGGTTGATCTTCCTGTAAAGAAGGCATCTCGTTCTATTCCTCCTCTTTTATTAGAAAAACTTGGTCTCTCTCTAGCCATTTCATTTCAAAATGTCGAAAGGCTAGACAGTAGCTTGTAACAAACTAGCTACTTAAAATATTCGTTTATCAGATGAGAAACGCAAAGTGATTTGTTTGTCATCTGATAAACGCAGTTACTCGTTTTTGTTAAACAACATACAGCCAGCAATGAGTGACTGTATATTGTTTTAGTCATTTGTCATCGCATATTGAGCTTAGTACAATTGGCCGATTTTTTACTCTTGCTTAGCTCTTTCTGCCGCAACCTGAGTATCATCTAGCACCTTATCAAGGTCAATTTCACCTAGATATAATCCCTGCAGGGCGTCTTCAAATGTTGTTTTCCCTGTAGGTGAACCTTCACCATAATGAACTAGCATTAAATATGGTGTAGAGTTCTTCGCACTTGCTTCAGAAATTTGATTCACGATTGGATGGCTAGGCTGCACGCCTGACACAGGGCTTACACGGTTTAGTTCATCACTGAACATCTGACCAAAATCTACTGATGTCATAAACTCCATGAATTTAAGAGCAGCTTCTTGGTTTCTGGAGTTTTTCACTACTCCATAGGATCCATCTACCCATTGTG
This genomic stretch from Bacillus horti harbors:
- the glcD gene encoding glycolate oxidase subunit GlcD; this encodes MTKLDTQILEKIYAIVGHAYVEDDPVSLLSYSYDATPGYQSMPQAVVRPKSTEEIAQLLKLCYEYEIPIVPRGSGTNLCAGTVPTEGGIVILFTRMNQILEIDEQNLTITVQPGVITQQLIEQVESLGLFYPPDPSSMKISTIGGNINECSGGLRGLKYGVTKDYVLGLEVVLPQGEIVRTGGKLAKDVAGYDLTKLLVGSEGTLGIITEATLKLIPKPASKKTMLALYPNIEHAAQTVSEIISAKIIPATLEFMDQLTLKTVEDFAQIGLPTDIEAVLLIEQDGHPDVVEQDIQQIAKLCEQYGASSIQIARTVAESEQLTTARRSALTALSRLRPTTILEDATVPRSKIAEMVRSIHRIAEKYEVQICTFGHAGDGNLHPTCVTDYRDEEEMHRVEEAFAEIFEVAIQLGGTITGEHGVGIVKAPYLSWKLGDTGVAAMKAIKQAFDPKNLMNPGKIFAKAERKRIVIKG
- a CDS encoding HAD family hydrolase, with protein sequence MDKKWITFDLDGTLMQNPFGAYIFPELQEIIGSKVERDWNVVEALVKEHEQRLKAGRYVAAYDWDEIVQTVLGHEGLKMDIDVEQMVLKHSVLPKVYMLEESIPQVLQELKNRGYSLAVATNGFMKYQAPVLQAIGILEYFDKVITPEIAGAGKPDVAMLKELDDETIAAHVGDRIDHDITLANAMNVHSILIATALPVELEQLTPQERAQHELSLGLCKKKLEKETGVVLEELDHSQRPQTIIKSIEELLLIL
- a CDS encoding carbohydrate ABC transporter permease, whose translation is MKTSRWGQGAKYAVLIFFAILFLYPILLMIFNSFKSNIEIFRSPLGLPSALDFQNYIDVWEKVNFSGYVWNSIYVSAASVFVILFVSSLAAYYLARYSFKWNTYILFFFMLGLMLPMKLAIIPLYLIFMNLGLLDTLTSLVIVYVAGNIPFAVFVFYGFFKTLPKDLEQSARLDGCNEFQVYYKIVLPLMKPAVATVGIVNLIGVWNDFFYPLIFIRSDELRTIPLGMLTLFGEYDTQWNLLFAGLTISSLPMIIAFLFASKQFIEGLTSGALK
- a CDS encoding carbohydrate ABC transporter permease, which translates into the protein MPSLQEDQPQEVRTIKKKKNMKKHLVHLFLLPALLFYIVFQIYPIFTAFLNSFYSFNGFTRDAFIGIQNFVTLLTQSPYKETFTNALNHNWIVFVVSFFSKLVVAFILALLLHSKIKGREFFKSVFFIPKLLSVIVIGFLFSLILNPTNGALNSFLRMIGLDNLAMPWLGSTDTALYTIILVNSWSSIGFAMLIFLAGLQAIDDEIFEAARIDGARGLTMIFKITVPMVLPALMIMTILTFISSFEIFELIFAMQGSSGGPYYSTDVLATYFYRLAFGSVEGGQAIGLGSALAVILFFIIASVTAISLFFFQRKNFER